The window cagtcatacctcaaaggTAAATTATGAAAACGCTGTGGACGTAAGTTGCTAAATACTGTAACCCATTCTGAGAAAAAACTGCCTTAACCAGCCTAATGTATTTTGCTAGCTGGTCTCTTAACCGGACAAGTGTCCAAAACcattctaaaaccagcaaaacagaccagcctaactAGCTTGGCCAGAGTGGGAGACCAACTACCACCTTAATCTGTTTTTAGCAGGGTTAATTTCTTGTTGAAAATTACCTGCTGCAAACTCCTCAATGGTCATGAGCGGGAAGCGGATAAGGGAAAGAGCTTTGCCCAACACTCTGCGCTTGTTCTCTGGGGTGGGCTGCAACTGTTGCCTTTGAGCCTCAGCTTCTGCCCAACGAACCGCCGCCCCAAAGAGACGCACCTCCCGTACACCCAGCGTATCTCTCTCCAAGACTGCCATGAGGGTGTCTACAGAGGAGGGAACATAAAACGATCATgtttcagatttgtattttgttGTGATATTTAAGCAGTTGATACTTGAGCTCAGTAGGAGAGCTCTCAAAAAGAAGTACCAAGGTCGATATCTGTGAAGCCCTCTGCAGCCAGTGCATCAGCAGTGTTCTTGTCGATATTTTCTAAGCAGAGACTGGCCAGCTGAGGCTCGTCAAAAAGCCGTGCCTGAAAGCAGAAGGAATTGTTTTTTCATAGAATCTATACCAGACTGTGCACCAAAGCATACAACAAACAAAGTTGATAAGCTTGAGGCTGTTTGCAAGGATTTAAAAGTGAGCTTTCAAATTGGGGATTCAGGATTTTTGAAGAATGAACTTGCAACAAAGGTTTTGTTCTATGTTCAATCCTAGCTTAGTGGGTCAAATCTGACTCCTGTGATTACCTGAGTAAGCAACATAAACGCATTGTCAGCACGTAGGTTTTTCTTCAAGAATTCGACGCAGTGGGCCTCAAGCGCAGGTACTGCATACTTTTTAGCTGTGTATAGTGTGGTCATAACGGTCTCTGGTCCAATTTGCACTTCATCCGAGTATAGAAATCTGCATTTACAAGAGGCAAAAAGATAATTACAGACTGAAAGATGGACCAGCtaacagacagataaataaactGTCAAACAGATACTAGATAGACCAAcaaatatagacagacagataagtaGCTAGAAAGGTAGACAGATAGCTAGAccaacagacacagacagacagaaagatagtcAGAAAGTAGACAGACAGTCAGCCAGAAAGACAGCCAGATAGCCAGAAAtgtagacagagagatagacaaacCAACAGATATAGACAGACATATAAATAGGCAGagagatagatggacagacagatacatagaaagacaaacagactgatagacagataGGTAGACAAACAGACTGacagagatagaaagagacagacagacagacagttagacagataaatagacagacagacagatatatggacggacagatagatagacataaaagtagacagacagatagaaagagacagactgatagacagacagacagcaagaAAGGAAGACAGACTGATGGAtagattgtctgtctgtctacatttctggctgacagatagatagatagatagacagacagacagatagctagacaaacagatagacagacagaaaggtagacagacagacagtcaattAGCCAGATatatagaaagatagacagacagatagaccaacagatatagacagacatatattttatgctgtattaatttataaatattttacaacagGAACAGTAACTACaaggtattttggcagaaactatacATATGTTAAATTTCTGCAATGGTCTGTTGACTTTTTGCAGTTAAATGGCAGAGGGCACCAGAAGGACATTATGACAACAGGGGTCAACACACTGAAGAGCAGCGTATAAGCGTGCAGCGCTCATTACGCGCACTCCTGATAGCaaacgtacatcacccagacatctagtcaatgtgtgtttacatctggaagacttattttttatgttgtttgctcatccCTCTCAGATGTcattaagacattcagcagatgtcttttagatgtttattatttagattgtttgtaaatctgatctttttaagatgtttagcagatgttaattagattatgatgctttccagaagaaaagatctaaaacagacatctcggagatgtatgtgtgcATCTGGGACCATTCTTACTTGAGAAGGGCTAAAAATGCAGCTGGTTCCACATCTGGCAGTTCAATTTCAGTTGACGTTGTGGCCATGCCACCGTTGAACATGGCATCAAACACAGCACTTCCCACAGCGAGAGCAAATCTGCAGAGAGCAACGGAAGTGGACTGTAAATACGGGCATTAGATGATTTAATACGGATTTATATCCTCGCCGAATAAAAATGCCTAATATATACCCTGCTAAATACagctaaaccagcctaagctggtcttggctggtcactctggtctagctggtctcccagctgaGAATTGTCCAAAACCTCTCTAAAATCTAGACTAggtgaccagctaagaccagccaaaactggctggttttagctgttatTTTCAACAGAAATTTTAATCAACCGGACGAAGAGCATGCAAATTATTTATTGACTGTATGATGCATATTTACCATAGATAAAATACAAAATCCAATATTCTACAGtgtccctgctgaaaaaataaaataaaaaacaaaaccagcctaagataatttgctggtcttagctggtcacccagccaATCAGGTTGGTCagctggctggttttagagggtttttttGTGGGcacttttttagctggtcagactGGGATACCACCTAGACCAGCTTAGCGACCAGCCTAAACCAGctaaccagtttaggctggttttatctgtttgtttgtttgtttgtttttcagcagggtgACATTGTATCTCATTATGAAACTTAAATATCAATAATAATCCTAAATTTGAGTCTTGCCCAGTCTGTAGTATAAACTATAAACATTAGCTTGGTTTATTGCAACATACAGAAGAATATGACTCCAGTAAAAGAAAAACTAAAGATATAAACATACCGCTATTCATCCCTACCTGTGCGCTGGAATGCGCTGCACTCCCATTCCCTTCCCAACCAAAAAATGGACGTCACTTAGCACTTCGTTGTTAAACAAAAATGCAAACCTTTCTTTCACTGTACTTTTTGTCGCTTGCCAATTGTAGACCGGCTCTCGGTAAACCAAAACCGAAGCCGGGCTGCTGGGAAGCGAGGCGGCGACGGCGGCGGACGATGCGGTAGAGATGGAGGATGAGGAGGATGATGACGTCATGTTTGACGCAGCGCCTGAAGTCGCTCCGCTTGCAGACGCACCGGCACTCTGGCCGACCGACTGCCGGGAAGGGTTCCTCGCGCCCGGCGTACTTCTCAACGCAGACTCGGCGTCTCCGCCGCTCTCCGGGCACGATTGGTGGTTCGAATTCCCCGCGTTCCGGTTCATACCCCCGTTTGCGCCCGCTGCTTCCCCGTTGCTCGCGGGCGCAGAATGAGCGCCGTTGCTCGGTGGTGCATTGCCCAGTGGCCCCGCATTAGACAAGTTTAGACACGAGGATCGGCTGTTGCTCTCACCCGCAGCCATCTTGGATGGTGAACACTGCAGGCTTGGTTGGTATAAACATACACAACAGCGCATAACCAGAAATACTGGCCAAATGACTGCCTTCCCACGAGAGGCTGGTTATGGGCTTGAACATCACCGAGCCCCTGTTATTTACCTTTCCTTTCCTGCCTACAGTTAAGTTCATTATTAATTTTTAAGATGTAACAAATGTATTATCTGCTTTATTGGAGAGGATGCAGGTGTTCCTGAATTTTCCGTCTACGTGTTAAAGTGGAGAATGGAAAGGGGCTAAGAGGAAATTTTcccacacataaaaaaaaaaaaaagtgagatatGAGATGAGTTACAGAGaatagtaaaaattacatttacttggtttttatttgaataacctcattatttcattacatattcattttcatttcacttttacttttaaaagtaaatatcTATTATGGGAATAGCTATAACTAGCAATCGGGGTTCCTATAGTCATGGGATACctggaaatattagggaattATAATATTGCAATAAAATTTCCTTGAGATCATTCTTTTATTTCATAACCTCATTATTTTCACTAGGTAacttctttttgttttaaaagtaaatatatattatgGGAATGACTACAATTAACAACTGGGGTTCCTATAGTcatggaaaacatggaatttcagggaattttaaaacagATACATTTCcatgagattattattattttaataacctcattattttcattagataatttttttttttttaaatgaaatatattatGGAAATAGCAATTAAATATTGGGGTTCCTattgtcatggaaaacctggaaatatcatgtAATTTTATAACTGTGATAACATTTCcttgacattatttttttattttaataacctCAGATAACTTCcttagattattattttttttttttattattattatttttttaagtaaagatCTATAATGGGAATAGCTACAATTAACAACTGGGGTTCCTattgtcatggaaaacctggaaatatcagggaattgtaAAACTGTGATAAAATTTCCATgagattattattttaataatctcaTTATTTTTACTagataacttttttattttattttattaaagatctaTTATGGGAATGGCCACACTTAACAATTGGGCTTTCTAGtcgtggaaaacctggaatttcagggaattttaaaacagATACATTTCCATTTTAATAACCTCATTATTTTCATTAGATaacttctttttcttttaaaagtaAATATCTATTATGGAAATAGCTACCATTAAATATTGGGATTCttaaagtcatggaaaacctggaaatatcatgtAATTCTAAAACTGTGATAAGATTTCcatgacattatttttttattttaataacctCAGCTAACTtccttacatatttttttttttttttttttaagtaacgaTCTATAATGGGAATAGCTACAATTAACAACTGGGGTTCCTgttgtcatggaaaacctggaaatatcggggaattttaaaactgtgatCAAATTTCCATgagattattattttaataacatcattttttttactagataactttttttattttatttttttattaaagatctATTATGGGAATGGCCACACTTAACAATTGGGGTTTctagtcatggaaaacctggaatttcaGGGAAATTTAAAACAGATACATTTCCATTTTAATAACCTCATTATTTTCATTAGATAACTTAGTTTTCTTTTAAAAGTGAATATCTATTATGGGAATAGCTACAGTTAACAATTGGGGTTCCCACTATCATGATTCCCTAATATGACAGTATTAGGAAATGTTAAAATTGTGCTAAAATTCCAATgaggttattattattttaataacctCATTATTTTCATTAGATTATGAAATGGAAATATCTGGGGAAGTAATGGAAATAGGCAAAATCttaaaacaaaattcaatttCTATACTGAATATGATTCaatctgctctaaaatatttaattagctaAATATTGCTTTTTGTTCATGTGGAGAATAATAACACCTCTGTCTCTCTTTTGAGGGTCGTATTGGAAACATTTGCACACTAATATGTATTATTggttaaatttaaaacatttgtacCTGACATCCAAACGAAAATTCCATGGgaattgttttacttttgtatTTGGAAATTAGGTGTTATAACATATTTAAAAGAATTGGTGATATTTGGACATATTTTAGTACACTGAAAACTCACTGACATTTTGAAATTGGTttctgtacaaaaaaaaacaaacaaaaaaaaacgtattGATGCCTGATAATAATAGGctattatacaccgatcagccacaacattaaaaccacatgcctaatattgtgtaggtccccctcgtgccgccaaaacagcaccaacccacatctcagaacagcattcagtgatgatattcttctcaacacaattgtacagagtggttgtctgagttaccgtagactttatcagttcgaaccagtctggccattctctgttgacctctctcatcaacaaggcatgcacaatattaggcatgtggttttaatgttgtggctgatccgtGTGTGCTAGTGATAGTTATAACAGACATTGCCATAAATTACTGTAACTTTAAAAGCTAAATCAGCTTACacgtttgaagaaaaaaaaaacatattttatgaaTACAATTCCTAATCTCAATTTTATCTGTAGACATGCGTAATTATTGAGATTCTTTTCTCAATGCAAACGAGACGCTTTGATGTTCGCCCCGCCCACCAAATACCACAAACCAATCAAAATCAACAAGGAACTGTCAATCAAACAAACGTTTGGCCATGAGCTAGCGTTTGCGTTAAGAAAACAAGGTAAGTTGAATGATAGTTTATAAATTACACGAGCTATCCTGATAGATATAACCAATCATTAAATGCGATAATTATGTTTAAGTAAACTATCTGAATGGAGACTGTACGTTTAATTCATCCGAGCTCAGACACAGTGAGCTAGTTAGCCAGACATGCTACTTTAGCTAATAAAAACTGTCTGCAGTAGTTCACGCTGATGCAGTTTGAAGCAATTTAAGAAAGCGTGCACCAAAACACACATTCGTAAGCATGTGTGTTTGAAACTGCATTGCCTAATACCTAATTTCGGTTACCAAAACGCATGTTAAATAATCAAACCATCGGTAAATCTAGTGAGTTGTCTACCTAGACCGCATTTTCGGCACTATAGGCGCCTGTAGGTAGGCATAGCACCTTAGCACTGCTGGAAACAATGTAGTTTTAGATGTGATTTAGCAGTATGCAAAACAT of the Myxocyprinus asiaticus isolate MX2 ecotype Aquarium Trade chromosome 49, UBuf_Myxa_2, whole genome shotgun sequence genome contains:
- the LOC127438237 gene encoding BTB/POZ domain-containing protein 2-like isoform X1, which gives rise to MRCCVCLYQPSLQCSPSKMAAGESNSRSSCLNLSNAGPLGNAPPSNGAHSAPASNGEAAGANGGMNRNAGNSNHQSCPESGGDAESALRSTPGARNPSRQSVGQSAGASASGATSGAASNMTSSSSSSSISTASSAAVAASLPSSPASVLVYREPVYNWQATKSTVKERFAFLFNNEVLSDVHFLVGKGMGVQRIPAHRFALAVGSAVFDAMFNGGMATTSTEIELPDVEPAAFLALLKFLYSDEVQIGPETVMTTLYTAKKYAVPALEAHCVEFLKKNLRADNAFMLLTQARLFDEPQLASLCLENIDKNTADALAAEGFTDIDLDTLMAVLERDTLGVREVRLFGAAVRWAEAEAQRQQLQPTPENKRRVLGKALSLIRFPLMTIEEFAAGPAQSGILADREVVSLFLHFTVNPKPHVEFIDRPRCCLRGKECSITRFSQVESRWGYSGTSDRIRFSVNRRIFVVGFGLYGSIHGPTDYQVNIQIIHTDSNTVLGQNDTGFSCDGTASTFRVMFKEPVEILPSVNYIACTTLKGPDSHYGTKGMRKVTHEAPATGTKTCFTFCYAAGNNNGTSVEDGQIPEVIFYT
- the LOC127438237 gene encoding BTB/POZ domain-containing protein 2-like isoform X2, whose protein sequence is MRCCVCLYQPSLQCSPSKMAAGESNSRSSCLNLSNAGPLGNAPPSNGAHSAPASNGEAAGANGGMNRNAGNSNHQSCPESGGDAESALRSTPGARNPSRQSVGQSAGASASGATSGAASNMTSSSSSSSISTASSAAVAASLPSSPASVLVYREPVYNWQATKSTVKERFALAVGSAVFDAMFNGGMATTSTEIELPDVEPAAFLALLKFLYSDEVQIGPETVMTTLYTAKKYAVPALEAHCVEFLKKNLRADNAFMLLTQARLFDEPQLASLCLENIDKNTADALAAEGFTDIDLDTLMAVLERDTLGVREVRLFGAAVRWAEAEAQRQQLQPTPENKRRVLGKALSLIRFPLMTIEEFAAGPAQSGILADREVVSLFLHFTVNPKPHVEFIDRPRCCLRGKECSITRFSQVESRWGYSGTSDRIRFSVNRRIFVVGFGLYGSIHGPTDYQVNIQIIHTDSNTVLGQNDTGFSCDGTASTFRVMFKEPVEILPSVNYIACTTLKGPDSHYGTKGMRKVTHEAPATGTKTCFTFCYAAGNNNGTSVEDGQIPEVIFYT